From the genome of Cydia strobilella chromosome 21, ilCydStro3.1, whole genome shotgun sequence, one region includes:
- the LOC134750942 gene encoding mannose-1-phosphate guanyltransferase alpha-A: protein MDKPLYDNSTMLKAVILIGGPQKGTRFRPLSLDTPKPLFPIAGIPLIQHHIAACVKLPQVREILIIGSYTAANMAQFVGDMHREYSVAIRYLQEFTPLGTGGGLYHFRDQIRAGNPAAFFLLNGDVCADFPLKQLWEFHMERPNSLVTIMGTEATRQQSIHYGCMVRESSTKAVTHYVEKPASYVSALINCGVYVCAPKVFQTMAKALERKEADYYSGNNQSTPNPGCMSWEQDVLAPLAGTNTLYAMQITNWWSQVKTPGSAIYANRHYLELHRTQSDTHNNNILPDVFVHPTACVDDSAVIGPNVSIGAGCTIKAGVRIKESIILNNATISEHSLVMYSVVGQNASVGEWSRIEGTPSDPDPNKPFAKMENQALFNADGRLNPSITILGASVVVPAETILLNTIVLPHKHLTRSFKHEIIL from the exons ATGGACAAGCCGCTGTACGATAATTCTACTATGTTAAAAGCAGTAATACTTATAGGGGGACCGCAGAAAG GTACCCGCTTCCGGCCGCTGTCTCTAGATACTCCGAAGCCCCTATTTCCTATAGCCGGCATACCATTGATTCAACACCACATCGCTGCCTGTGTCAAGCTCCCTCAAGTCCGGGAGATCCTCATCATTGGCTCTTACACTGCTGCAAACATGGCTCAGTTTGTGGGGGACATGCATAGAGAGTATTCGGTTGCTATCAG ATACCTGCAAGAATTTACTCCCCTAGGCACTGGTGGAGGATTATACCATTTCCGTGACCAGATCCGAGCAGGGAACCCGGCAGCCTTCTTTCTTCTCAATGGAGATGTGTGTGCAGACTTCCCGCTTAAACAGCTCTGGGAGTTCCATATGGAGAGGCCTAACTCGCTG gtTACAATCATGGGCACAGAAGCAACCCGCCAGCAGTCCATCCACTATGGCTGCATGGTACGCGAATCCAGTACAAAAGCAGTAACGCACTACGTGGAGAAGCCTGCCTCTTACGTTTCAGCACTTATCAATTGTGGCGTTTACGTTTGCGCGCCGAAGGTGTTTCAGACTATGGCGAAGGCTTTGGAAAGGAAAGAAGCAGACTACTACAG TGGCAACAATCAGAGCACCCCAAACCCTGGTTGTATGTCTTGGGAGCAGGACGTACTGGCGCCGCTGGCTGGCACCAACACGCTTTATGCCATGCAG ATAACAAACTGGTGGTCTCAAGTAAAAACTCCCGGCTCCGCCATATACGCCAACCGTCACTATCTAGAACTCCACAGAACACAGAGCgacacacacaacaacaacatactGCCGGATGTGTTTGTGCATCCCACTGCGTGCGTTGATGACTCTGCTGTG ATCGGACCAAATGTATCCATCGGAGCCGGATGTACCATAAAAGCGGGTGTTCGCATCAAGGAGTCCATTATTCTGAACAACGCGACCATCAGCGAACATTCGCTCGTCATGTACTCTGTGG TGGGTCAAAACGCGAGCGTGGGCGAGTGGTCCCGGATAGAAGGGACTCCTTCGGACCCGGACCCCAACAAGCCGTTTGCCAAAATGGAAAATCAGGCGCTTTTCAACGCGGACGGACGGCTGAACCCCTCCATCACTATCCTTG GTGCCAGCGTTGTGGTGCCAGCAGAGACGATCCTCCTGAACACAATAGTGCTGCCCCACAAGCATCTCACACGAAGTTTCAAGCACGAAATCATCCTGTAA
- the LOC134750846 gene encoding uncharacterized protein LOC134750846, with protein MNKLVSFNCKSVKRSVESIRELCKTSDIIALQETWLWPHDLCFLADIDKEFGYTGTSAIDTAVDLFRGRPYGGVALLWKKSVFNIVSVVNCDNTRLCAIKIKTENRQFIVFSVYMPTNSIDNLSLFTECLGQISAIVEEQEVAEVFILGDFNAHPGELFGEELSNFCKDQEWIWVDGQFLGVDSDSFTYISEAHGCRRWLDHCLATQAAYRSVQNVKIEHNVLWSDHFPLSIECDLTRLQPKLVLSNDSNNNNMFKIRWGERKAHQIESYYNYCNEKLKYIDFPEKLITCNSLSCDNVEHRRILSDMYCEIISILCMAAVNSYESKPVKKKKYITGWNRYVSGAHKSARQAFQHWVLVGKPLSGYAHKEMCDTRKYFKSRLKWCQDNEDQIKMDIIALHHSNGKFRDFWKHTKRCNPKPSLPVSVNGESDPQKIANLFSKHFRVDSPLSSVNNEQFDVEPRLSTGHTLTFSVKDVARVIKSMKRGKSPGHDGLSIEHLQHAGQRGGNIYLGYSVCFLNFVLCIRFCHRN; from the coding sequence ATGAATAAGTTAGTTTCTTTTAATTGCAAGTCAGTGAAGCGTTCGGTGGAGAGTATCAGGGAGTTATGTAAGACGTCAGATATTATTGCACTTCAAGAGACATGGTTGTGGCCTCATGACCTGTGCTTTCTGGCAGATATTGACAAAGAATTTGGCTACACAGGCACGTCGGCGATTGATACTGCGGTTGATCTGTTTCGAGGCAGGCCGTACGGTGGGGTCGCACTGTTATGGAAGAAAAGTGTTTTTAACATAGTGAGCGTGGTTAATTGTGATAACACTAGATTATgcgcaattaaaataaaaactgagaATAGACAATTTATTGTGTTTAGTGTGTACATGCCAACGAATTCTATTGATAATTTATCATTGTTCACGGAATGTCTCGGTCAGATTAGTGCTATAGTGGAGGAACAGGAAGTGGCGGAAGTTTTTATTTTGGGAGATTTTAATGCCCATCCCGGTGAGCTATTCGGTGAAGAGTTGAGTAATTTTTGCAAGGACCAGGAATGGATTTGGGTAGATGGGCAGTTCTTGGGAGTCGACTCTGACTCTTTCACCTATATTAGCGAAGCCCACGGATGTCGTAGGTGGCTTGACCACTGCTTAGCAACACAGGCAGCATACAGGTCAGTGCAGAATGTAAAAATTGAGCATAATGTATTGTGGTCGGATCACTTTCCCCTTAGTATTGAATGCGACCTTACCAGACTTCAACCaaaattagttttaagtaatgatagtaataataataacatgttTAAAATCAGATGGGGCGAGAGAAAGGCGCACCAAATAGagagttattataattattgtaacgaaaaacttaaatacattgATTTTCCAGAAAAACTGATAACATGTAACAGTTTATCATGTGATAATGTAGAACATAGGCGCATTTTGAGTGATATGTACTGTGAGATCATTAGCATTTTGTGTATGGCGGCTGTTAACAGCTATGAATCGAAACCTGTTAAGAAAAAGAAGTACATTACAGGGTGGAATAGGTATGTAAGCGGTGCGCATAAAAGTGCGAGGCAAGCGTTTCAGCATTGGGTTCTTGTGGGTAAACCTTTGTCTGGCTATGCCCACAAGGAAATGTGTGacactagaaaatattttaaatctagATTGAAGTGGTGTCAAGACAATGAAGATCAAATAAAAATGGACATCATTGCTTTACATCACTCCAATGGTAAATTCCGTGACTTTTGGAAGCACACAAAGAGATGCAACCCCAAACCTAGTCTTCCTGTAAGTGTAAACGGTGAAAGTGATCCCCAAAAGATTGCCAATTTGTTCAGTAAGCATTTCAGGGTAGACTCTCCCTTGTCAAGTGTAAATAACGAGCAGTTCGATGTGGAGCCCCGTCTTTCTACTGGCCACACTCTTACATTTAGCGTAAAAGACGTAGCTCGGGTGATTAAGTCGATGAAGAGAGGTAAATCACCGGGGCATGATGGGCTAAGCATCGAACACTTGCAACATGCGGGGCAACGTGGGGGCAACATCTACCTCGGGTACTCTGTATGTTTTTTAAACTTTGTATTGTGCATACGTTTCTGCCATCGCAATTAA